From one Rattus norvegicus strain BN/NHsdMcwi chromosome 7, GRCr8, whole genome shotgun sequence genomic stretch:
- the Dppa5l1 gene encoding developmental pluripotency-associated protein 5A-like, translated as MATLVTRKDIPPWVKVPEDLKDPEVFQVHTLVLKSLFGPQGSRMPHIEQVSRAMFELKILESSGLTEVLIYGSCNHKLRAKWMLQSMAERYRLRQERGMLKLEEAMKTLELGQCLE; from the coding sequence ATGGCAACCCTTGTGACCCGTAAAGATATCCCCCCGTGGGTGAAAGTTCCTGAAGACCTGAAAGATCCAGAAGTATTCCAAGTCCACACGCTGGTGCTAAAATCTCTGTTTGGCCCACAGGGATCTCGAATGCCTCACATCGAGCAGGTGAGCCGAGCCATGTTTGAACTGAAGATTCTGGAATCTTCCGGACTTACCGAGGTCTTAATTTATGGCTCTTGCAACCACAAGCTTCGGGCtaaatggatgcttcagtccatgGCTGAGAGGTACCGCCTGCGCCAGGAAAGAGGAATGCTCAAGCTGGAGGAAGCCATGAAGACCCTGGAACTGGGCCAGTGTTTGGAGTGA